A single window of Eleginops maclovinus isolate JMC-PN-2008 ecotype Puerto Natales chromosome 19, JC_Emac_rtc_rv5, whole genome shotgun sequence DNA harbors:
- the ahsa1b gene encoding activator of 90 kDa heat shock protein ATPase homolog 1b, whose product MAKWGEGDPRWIVEERADATNVNNWHWTERDATNWSSDKLKSLLLGLSVENEEGSCEVTEVGKVEGEASINNRKGKLIFFYEWNLKATWTGVSKAGVKYTGSIEVPNLSDENDMEDLDISVSLNKDEPETPLTKLMKTKGADTIRQVLGSYVGYLKTEFTQGMILPTANGMAKTTTSQSKAKLNKTQISSSGCTVAPVNTGVKIPTCKFSMREKFLTSPADLYRVFLNQDMVQAFTHAPASVDGERGGKFRLLDGNVFGEFTELVPDEKIVMKWRYNNWPAEHYSTISMTFMDRNSETELKVDCRGVPDNEEDRTKEGWKRYYFEAIKQTFGYGSRLY is encoded by the exons ATGGCTAAATGGGGAGAAGGGGACCCTCGTTGGATCGTAGAAGAGAGAGCCGACGCGACTAATGTCAACAACTGGCACTG GACTGAACGAGATGCAACAAACTGGTCGTCAGACAAATTAAAATCCCTCCTCCTCGGTTTGAGCGTGGAGAACGAAGAGGGGAGCTGTGAGGTGACAGAAGTTGGCAAGGTGGAAGGAGAGGCCTCCATTAACAACCGCAAAGGGAAACTCATCTTCTTTTATGAATGGAACCTGAAAGCTACTTGGACTG GAGTGTCAAAAGCAGGAGTCAAGTATACAGGATCAATTGAAGTCCCAAACCTTTCGGACGAGAACGACATGGAGGATCTTGAT ATCTCTGTGTCGTTGAATAAAGATGAACCGGAAACACCCCTGACCAAGCTGATGAAGACAAAAGGAGCTGACACAATTCGCCAGGTCCTGGGAAGCTACGTTGGTTACTTGAAAACAG aGTTCACACAGGGAATGATCCTTCCTACAGCCAACGGTATGGCCAAGACAACAACGTCCCAGTCCAAAGCCAAGCTGAATAAAACTCAG ATTTCCTCCTCAGGCTGCACAGTTGCTCCAGTCAACACCGGCGTCAAGATCCCCACCTGCAAGTTCAGCATGAGGGAAAAGTTCCTCACCTCCCCGGCTGATCTCTACAGGGTCTTCCTCAACCAGGAT ATGGTTCAGGCGTTCACACACGCTCCTGCCTCGGTGGACGGAGAGAGAGGCGGAAAGTTTCGTCTGCTAGATGGAAATGTTTTCGGTGAATTCACAGAGCTG GTTCCTGATGAGAAAATAGTTATGAAGTGGAGGTATAACAACTGGCCTGCTG AGCATTACTCGACGATCTCCATGACGTTCATGGACCGCAACAGCGAGACGGAGCTGAAGGTGGATTGTCGAGGCGTCCCGGACAACGAGGAGGACCGGACGAAAGAGGGCTGGAAGAGATACTACTTTGAAGCTATTAAACAGACTTTTGGCTACGGATCGCGACTCTACTGA